From Polaribacter butkevichii, a single genomic window includes:
- a CDS encoding ABC transporter permease, translating to MKRFIGFIKKEFYHIFRDKRSLFILFGMPIAQIMLFGFAITNEINNVDIAILDHSKDATTEEIIHKIAASKYFSIKQIIEKEADIEPIFKKGHVKAVLNFEKDFSKNLRKENKATIQIITDATDPNTANTISNFVNAILQKYQKELNKDITIAYQIVPETRMVYNPELKSVYMFVPGVMTIILMLVSAMMTSISITKEKELGTMEILLVSPLKPFQVIIGKVFPYIFLSIINAIVIVLLSIFIFKMPVQGSFLLLGLESVLFIISALALGILISTISATQQTAMMISLMGLMLPVILLSGFIFPITSMPLPLQIISNIIPAKWFIIIIKGIMLKGVGIEYVWKETLILLGMTVFFIALSVKKYKIRLE from the coding sequence ATGAAAAGATTTATAGGCTTCATAAAAAAAGAATTTTACCATATTTTTAGAGATAAACGCTCGTTGTTTATCCTCTTCGGGATGCCAATTGCTCAAATTATGCTATTTGGTTTTGCAATTACCAACGAAATTAATAATGTAGATATTGCTATTTTAGATCACTCAAAAGATGCTACTACAGAAGAAATTATTCATAAAATTGCTGCTTCAAAATACTTTAGTATCAAACAAATTATAGAAAAAGAAGCTGATATAGAACCTATCTTTAAAAAAGGACATGTAAAAGCTGTTTTAAACTTTGAAAAAGACTTTAGCAAAAATCTTCGTAAAGAAAACAAAGCAACTATTCAGATTATTACAGACGCCACAGATCCTAACACTGCCAATACCATCAGCAATTTTGTAAATGCAATACTTCAAAAATATCAAAAGGAGTTAAATAAAGACATTACAATTGCCTATCAAATTGTACCTGAAACACGCATGGTGTACAATCCGGAATTAAAAAGTGTGTATATGTTTGTTCCTGGAGTTATGACTATTATTTTAATGCTAGTTTCTGCAATGATGACATCCATTTCTATTACCAAAGAAAAGGAATTAGGAACCATGGAAATACTCTTGGTATCACCTTTAAAACCATTTCAAGTAATTATTGGTAAGGTGTTTCCTTATATTTTTCTATCTATAATTAATGCTATTGTAATTGTCTTGCTGAGTATTTTTATATTTAAAATGCCTGTTCAGGGAAGCTTTTTGCTCTTAGGTTTAGAAAGTGTTTTATTTATTATTTCAGCCTTGGCTTTAGGTATTTTAATTTCAACAATTTCGGCCACACAACAAACTGCAATGATGATTTCTTTAATGGGGTTAATGCTACCCGTAATTTTATTATCTGGTTTTATTTTTCCTATTACAAGCATGCCTTTACCGCTACAAATTATTAGTAACATTATTCCTGCAAAATGGTTTATCATCATCATAAAAGGCATTATGCTTAAAGGTGTTGGAATTGAATATGTATGGAAAGAAACTTTAATTTTATTAGGAATGACAGTGTTTTTTATTGCATTAAGTGTTAAGAAATATAAAATTAGGTTAGAGTAA
- a CDS encoding GxxExxY protein, with protein MEEKTENEISYIIRGAIFKVYNELGPGLLESVYESILLYELEKEGLSVKRQVVLPIFYDDIILDNGYRLDLLVNNKVIIEIKSVEKLAKLHHKQVLTYLSLSKLKLGILVNFNEDNITKGIFRKVNGL; from the coding sequence ATGGAAGAGAAAACAGAAAATGAAATATCTTATATAATTAGAGGAGCAATTTTTAAAGTCTATAATGAATTAGGTCCAGGTTTGTTAGAATCTGTTTACGAATCTATTTTGCTTTATGAACTAGAAAAAGAAGGGTTATCTGTTAAGAGGCAAGTTGTGTTACCAATATTTTATGATGACATCATACTAGATAATGGTTATAGGTTAGACTTATTAGTAAATAATAAAGTAATTATAGAGATAAAATCTGTAGAAAAATTAGCGAAGTTACATCATAAGCAAGTACTTACTTATTTAAGTCTGTCAAAATTGAAATTAGGAATATTAGTCAATTTTAATGAAGATAATATAACAAAAGGTATTTTTAGAAAAGTAAATGGATTGTAA
- a CDS encoding ABC transporter ATP-binding protein, which translates to MSSNNVIEVEGLTKTFGDFTAVNAISFDVKRGEIFGFLGANGAGKTTAMKMLIGISKPTSGAAKVAGFDVYTHAEDIKKNIGYMSQKFALYDDLTVKENITFFGGIYGLSRKSIKEKSSMLIEELGLESVATKLVGSLPLGWKQKLSFSVSLLHDPKIVFLDEPTGGVDPITRRQFWELIYKAAHQGTTVFVTTHYMDEAEYCDRVSIMVNGKIEALDTPKKMKEQFKVDNMNDVFLKLARG; encoded by the coding sequence ATGAGTAGTAACAATGTTATAGAAGTAGAAGGGTTAACCAAAACATTTGGAGATTTTACTGCTGTAAATGCTATTTCTTTTGATGTTAAAAGAGGTGAGATTTTTGGTTTTTTAGGTGCAAATGGAGCAGGTAAAACAACGGCTATGAAAATGCTGATTGGTATTTCTAAGCCAACTTCTGGAGCTGCAAAAGTTGCTGGTTTTGATGTATACACACATGCCGAAGATATTAAGAAAAACATTGGTTATATGAGTCAGAAATTTGCATTGTATGACGATTTAACGGTGAAAGAAAACATTACTTTTTTTGGAGGAATTTATGGTTTGTCTAGAAAAAGTATCAAAGAAAAATCTTCTATGTTAATTGAAGAATTAGGCTTAGAAAGTGTTGCCACAAAATTAGTAGGTTCTTTGCCATTAGGTTGGAAACAAAAATTATCGTTTTCGGTATCTTTACTTCACGACCCTAAAATTGTGTTTTTAGATGAACCCACAGGTGGCGTAGATCCGATTACAAGGCGTCAGTTTTGGGAATTGATTTACAAAGCCGCCCATCAAGGAACCACTGTTTTTGTAACTACACATTATATGGATGAAGCAGAATATTGCGATCGTGTTTCTATTATGGTAAATGGAAAAATAGAAGCTTTAGATACTCCGAAAAAAATGAAAGAACAGTTTAAAGTTGATAATATGAATGATGTGTTTTTAAAATTAGCGAGAGGTTAA
- a CDS encoding ABC transporter ATP-binding protein has translation MGITINNISKSYKKVKALENISFTVKPGELFGLIGPDGAGKTTLFRVLTTLLIANEGTASVAGFDVIRDYKSIRKNVGYMPGKFSLYQDLTVEENLDFFATIFGTTIEENYDLIKDIYIQIAPFKNRRAGKLSGGMKQKLALCCALIHKPKVLFLDEPTTGVDPVSRKEFWEMLKRLQQKEITILVSTPYMDEAALCDRIALIESGKILEIDTPQAIVKQYPKQIYNVGANNMYQLINSLKEYKHNHSVYPFGEFVHYTDARSDFNPTELETFLKSKNLTNISIEKTAATIEDTFMELAK, from the coding sequence ATGGGTATTACAATTAATAACATATCAAAATCTTATAAAAAAGTAAAAGCCTTAGAAAACATTTCTTTTACAGTGAAACCGGGTGAACTTTTTGGATTAATTGGTCCTGATGGAGCAGGTAAAACAACCTTGTTTAGAGTTTTAACCACGCTACTAATTGCCAATGAAGGCACAGCAAGTGTTGCGGGTTTTGATGTAATTAGAGATTATAAAAGTATCAGGAAGAATGTGGGTTATATGCCTGGGAAATTTTCTCTGTATCAAGATTTAACCGTTGAAGAAAACTTAGATTTTTTTGCAACTATTTTTGGAACAACCATCGAAGAAAATTACGATTTAATTAAAGATATTTATATTCAAATAGCACCTTTTAAAAATAGAAGAGCGGGTAAGCTTTCTGGAGGGATGAAACAGAAATTGGCTTTGTGTTGTGCTTTAATTCACAAGCCTAAAGTCTTGTTTTTAGATGAACCTACAACGGGAGTTGACCCAGTTTCTAGAAAAGAATTTTGGGAAATGTTAAAACGTTTACAGCAAAAGGAGATTACTATTTTGGTTTCTACACCCTACATGGATGAAGCTGCTTTGTGTGATAGAATTGCATTAATTGAGAGTGGTAAAATTTTAGAAATTGATACACCACAAGCCATTGTAAAACAGTATCCAAAACAAATTTACAATGTAGGTGCCAATAATATGTATCAGCTTATTAATAGTTTAAAGGAGTATAAACACAATCATAGTGTGTATCCTTTTGGTGAATTTGTGCATTATACAGATGCTAGGTCAGATTTTAATCCAACGGAGTTGGAAACGTTTTTAAAGTCTAAAAACCTAACCAATATCAGTATAGAAAAAACTGCCGCAACGATTGAAGATACTTTTATGGAATTGGCAAAATAA
- a CDS encoding HlyD family secretion protein, translated as MKKYTHILIVSIIATTLFSCGKDNGKADGYGNFEATEVTISAENNGKLIQFTIDEGDQLKKDQFVGFIDTVQLALKREQLMVSKSVISSKSRGVLSQISVLNSKLKTAKINKARTENLIKDNAGTQKQLDDVSGEIDVIKSQIRSVEIQNAPVVNELKNIDVQLKQLDDQIHKSKIINPVNGTVLTKYAEPNEITAFGKPLYKIADLSTMELRVYVSETQLANIKIGQKVDVKIDVADAMETYQGIVSWIASEAEFTPKIIQTKEERVALVYAVKMNVVNDGSLKIGMPAEMWITQE; from the coding sequence ATGAAAAAATACACTCACATATTAATAGTAAGCATTATTGCTACAACATTATTTTCTTGCGGAAAAGACAATGGAAAAGCAGATGGTTATGGAAATTTTGAAGCAACAGAAGTAACCATTTCTGCAGAAAATAACGGAAAACTGATTCAGTTTACTATTGATGAAGGCGATCAACTTAAAAAAGACCAATTTGTTGGTTTTATAGATACTGTGCAATTGGCTTTAAAACGAGAACAATTAATGGTTTCAAAATCTGTAATTAGTTCAAAATCTAGAGGGGTTTTATCACAAATTTCTGTGTTAAATTCCAAATTAAAAACAGCCAAAATTAATAAAGCCAGAACAGAAAACTTAATTAAAGACAACGCAGGTACGCAGAAACAACTAGATGACGTTTCCGGAGAAATAGATGTTATTAAAAGTCAAATTAGAAGTGTAGAAATTCAGAATGCACCTGTTGTAAATGAGTTAAAAAATATAGATGTTCAATTGAAACAACTTGATGATCAAATTCATAAAAGTAAAATAATTAATCCCGTAAACGGAACCGTTTTAACTAAATATGCAGAGCCAAATGAAATTACTGCTTTTGGAAAACCACTTTATAAAATTGCAGATTTAAGTACCATGGAATTGCGCGTTTATGTGAGTGAAACACAATTAGCAAACATTAAAATAGGACAAAAAGTTGATGTTAAAATTGATGTTGCAGATGCGATGGAAACGTATCAAGGAATTGTTAGTTGGATTGCTTCGGAAGCAGAGTTTACGCCTAAAATTATTCAAACTAAAGAAGAACGAGTTGCGTTAGTGTATGCTGTAAAAATGAATGTTGTAAACGATGGAAGTTTAAAAATAGGGATGCCTGCAGAAATGTGGATAACACAAGAATAA
- a CDS encoding TolC family protein: MKKIVFILIVSISVSAFSQERFTLTDCYQLLETNYPLVKQHQLLENQHQKDAEIISNSKLPQFNIDAQATYQSDVIELPVAMSSIEPQNKDQYRATFSINQLIYNGGVTNANLKIKQGQLKTKQKQIDANIYQLKTQINQLYFSILLTQESLKLLEVKELQLQTKLKEVKSGIKYGSLLPAADSVLEAELLKIKQQFIEVESSKLSFIETLSSLVGKPFSSLTIFETPLIFTQLQNEINRPELELFRLKKEEVNNYKSLISKQNLPKVNGFATGGYGNPGLNMLDNSFQTFYTVGIKLHWNVFDWNTNKKQQKVVAINKDFIENETEIFKLNTRIALNKQQKEIEKITAFINSDLEIIALRKKVLKTLDSQLKNGVITSSIYTTEFTNLFEAENTLLKHKIQIELAKANYNTIKGE, translated from the coding sequence ATGAAAAAAATAGTATTCATTTTAATTGTAAGCATTAGTGTTTCTGCATTTTCGCAAGAGCGTTTTACGCTTACGGATTGTTATCAACTATTAGAAACAAATTATCCTTTGGTAAAACAACATCAATTATTAGAAAATCAGCATCAAAAAGATGCAGAAATTATTTCTAATTCTAAATTACCTCAATTTAATATTGATGCACAAGCAACGTATCAATCAGATGTAATAGAACTTCCTGTTGCAATGTCTAGTATTGAGCCTCAAAATAAAGATCAATATCGTGCTACATTTTCTATAAATCAACTTATTTATAACGGAGGTGTAACAAATGCCAATTTAAAAATAAAACAAGGTCAACTTAAAACCAAGCAAAAACAAATTGATGCAAATATATATCAGTTAAAAACACAAATTAATCAACTGTATTTTTCAATTTTATTAACGCAAGAATCTTTAAAATTATTAGAGGTAAAAGAACTTCAGTTACAAACTAAATTAAAAGAAGTAAAATCAGGAATTAAATATGGCTCATTATTACCTGCTGCAGATAGTGTTTTAGAAGCAGAATTGTTAAAAATTAAACAGCAATTTATAGAGGTTGAAAGCAGTAAATTATCTTTCATAGAAACGTTATCTAGTTTGGTAGGGAAACCTTTTAGCAGTTTAACAATATTTGAAACTCCTTTAATTTTTACGCAATTGCAAAACGAAATAAACAGACCCGAATTAGAATTATTTAGGTTAAAAAAAGAAGAAGTAAATAATTATAAATCGCTTATTTCTAAACAAAATTTACCAAAAGTAAATGGTTTTGCAACTGGCGGTTACGGTAACCCAGGATTAAATATGTTAGATAATTCTTTTCAAACTTTTTACACTGTTGGTATTAAATTACATTGGAATGTTTTTGACTGGAACACTAATAAAAAACAGCAAAAAGTGGTTGCTATCAATAAAGATTTTATAGAAAATGAAACAGAAATTTTTAAATTAAATACCCGTATAGCATTGAATAAGCAGCAAAAGGAAATTGAAAAAATTACTGCATTTATAAATTCTGATTTAGAGATTATAGCACTTCGTAAAAAGGTATTGAAAACGTTAGACTCTCAACTTAAAAACGGGGTCATTACATCATCAATTTACACAACAGAATTCACCAATTTATTTGAAGCAGAAAACACTTTGTTAAAACATAAAATACAAATAGAATTAGCAAAAGCAAATTACAATACTATAAAAGGAGAGTAA
- a CDS encoding TetR/AcrR family transcriptional regulator, whose amino-acid sequence MKNKKNENTESLILEAAKSIFQTKGMDGARMQEIADKAGINKAMLHYYYRNKQLLFEAVFKNAFSLLAPQLNTILNDDSTIEEKVINFSSNYISFIAEHPYLPNFIIQELNRNPDFILKMKESNGFPNLEKFKKQVAVEVEKGAIRKVKAAQLFINILALNVFPFIGKPLIKSLISVDEEGFQQLIEERKTAVADFIINSIKI is encoded by the coding sequence ATGAAAAATAAGAAAAACGAAAATACCGAAAGTTTAATTTTAGAAGCAGCAAAGTCTATTTTTCAAACAAAAGGAATGGATGGTGCTCGTATGCAAGAAATTGCAGATAAAGCGGGTATTAATAAAGCGATGTTGCATTATTACTATAGAAATAAGCAGTTGTTGTTTGAGGCAGTTTTTAAAAATGCCTTTTCATTATTAGCGCCTCAATTAAACACCATTTTAAATGATGATTCTACTATTGAAGAAAAAGTGATAAATTTTTCATCAAACTATATTTCATTTATAGCAGAGCATCCATACTTACCTAATTTTATTATTCAAGAATTAAATAGAAATCCAGATTTTATTTTAAAAATGAAGGAAAGTAACGGATTTCCAAACCTTGAAAAATTTAAAAAACAAGTAGCCGTTGAGGTTGAAAAAGGTGCTATCAGAAAGGTAAAAGCTGCCCAATTATTTATAAATATTTTAGCTCTAAATGTATTTCCTTTTATAGGGAAACCATTAATTAAGAGCTTAATTTCGGTTGATGAAGAAGGTTTTCAGCAACTCATAGAAGAGCGTAAAACAGCTGTTGCCGATTTTATCATTAATTCAATAAAAATATAA
- the cydB gene encoding cytochrome d ubiquinol oxidase subunit II: MEVFWYIMIAIVLAVFFILDGYDFGAGIIHLFFAKKEKDKVVIAKSAGLFWDSNEVWLVAGGGMLFMAFPTFYASVFSGFYLPLIIVLWLIIFRAIGLEFRNQFKYQMWKDIWDTSFGVSSLLLALFFGIALGNIVRGVNLGGVENGISAHEGHYFFLPLWDSSFSPLSETPGIIDWFTIIIGVISVITLAIHGANWVVLKTNSSINQKLKSVVFKLNIVLAILTVFSLFVWQIVNPNSLNNFIDKPYLIVFPIIYFIGLVGLFFIKKLKRDIHAFWLSTLLIVGGITSSLASLFPVILPSINDTHESLTIYNTSAPEYGLSVALTWGVIGVILLVIYAIVQKRLLGGKVDKMDYGH; this comes from the coding sequence ATGGAAGTATTTTGGTATATAATGATTGCTATTGTTTTAGCTGTATTTTTTATTTTAGATGGATATGATTTTGGAGCAGGAATCATTCATCTGTTTTTTGCAAAAAAAGAAAAAGACAAAGTAGTAATTGCAAAATCTGCAGGTTTATTCTGGGATTCTAATGAGGTTTGGTTAGTTGCAGGTGGTGGAATGCTTTTTATGGCTTTTCCAACATTTTATGCGTCTGTTTTTAGTGGTTTTTATTTACCTTTAATTATTGTTTTATGGTTAATTATTTTTAGAGCAATTGGCTTAGAGTTTAGAAACCAATTTAAATATCAAATGTGGAAAGATATTTGGGATACTTCATTTGGTGTTTCTAGTTTATTATTAGCCTTATTTTTTGGGATCGCTTTAGGTAATATTGTTAGAGGTGTAAATTTAGGTGGTGTAGAAAACGGAATTTCGGCTCATGAAGGACATTATTTTTTCTTACCCCTGTGGGATAGTAGTTTTAGTCCTTTAAGTGAAACCCCTGGAATTATAGACTGGTTTACCATTATTATTGGTGTTATTTCTGTAATTACTTTGGCTATTCATGGTGCCAATTGGGTGGTTTTAAAAACAAATTCATCTATTAATCAAAAACTAAAAAGTGTTGTTTTTAAGCTGAACATTGTTTTAGCGATACTTACTGTTTTTTCATTATTTGTGTGGCAAATTGTAAACCCTAATTCGTTAAATAATTTTATAGATAAACCTTATCTAATTGTGTTTCCTATTATTTATTTTATAGGATTGGTTGGTTTGTTTTTTATCAAAAAACTTAAAAGAGATATTCATGCCTTTTGGTTATCAACCTTGTTAATTGTTGGCGGAATTACATCGTCTCTTGCGTCTTTATTTCCAGTAATTCTACCTTCTATAAATGATACCCATGAGTCTCTAACAATCTATAATACATCTGCGCCAGAGTATGGTTTATCCGTAGCGTTAACTTGGGGTGTTATTGGGGTTATTTTACTTGTAATTTACGCTATTGTTCAAAAAAGATTATTGGGCGGTAAAGTTGATAAAATGGATTACGGACATTAA
- a CDS encoding cytochrome ubiquinol oxidase subunit I, with protein MEDMLFYDRLQFAFTITFHYIFPQLTMGLSLLIVFFKWRYLRNSNEQYNNAAKFLMKIFAINFTMGVVTGIPMEFQFGTNWAKFSELTGGIIGQTLAMEGMFSFFLESSFLALFIFGEKLMGQKLHLLTGFLVFLGSWASGWFILATNAWMQHPVGYEILENGKFVLQNFSALFSNPWLLPAFLHNQLASVVTSSFVVASIGAFYVLRNKQVEYGKLFLKVGVTFGLVSSLLVAFPTGDWNAKNVAKHQPAAFAAMEGIFETEEAGAEIVLIGQPNMVEKKLDNKIAVPNILSFLTHQDWNKQIPGMDQFKKEELPDNIPALYYSYHIMVGLGTIFIGVMALALFFLWRKKLFTLKPLLWVIMFLVPFPYIANLTGWYVAELGRQPYLVYGLLKTSDGISPTVSSGNTLFTLLGFVALYMLLGLLFLVLVGKTINVGPKPQTH; from the coding sequence ATGGAGGATATGCTCTTTTATGATCGATTGCAATTTGCATTTACCATTACGTTTCACTACATTTTTCCGCAATTAACAATGGGTTTATCTTTGTTAATTGTTTTTTTTAAGTGGAGGTATTTAAGGAACAGTAATGAACAATATAACAATGCTGCTAAATTTTTAATGAAGATTTTTGCCATTAATTTTACAATGGGTGTTGTAACAGGAATTCCGATGGAGTTTCAATTTGGTACCAATTGGGCAAAATTTTCTGAATTAACAGGAGGTATTATTGGTCAGACTTTGGCAATGGAAGGGATGTTTTCTTTCTTCTTAGAGTCTTCCTTTTTAGCGCTCTTTATTTTTGGTGAAAAACTAATGGGGCAAAAACTTCATTTACTAACAGGTTTTCTTGTGTTTTTAGGCTCTTGGGCAAGTGGTTGGTTTATTTTGGCAACCAATGCTTGGATGCAACATCCTGTAGGTTATGAAATTTTAGAAAACGGTAAATTTGTGTTGCAAAACTTTTCCGCATTATTTAGTAATCCTTGGCTTTTACCTGCTTTTTTACACAATCAATTGGCATCTGTGGTAACTTCATCTTTTGTGGTAGCAAGTATAGGGGCTTTTTATGTGTTAAGAAACAAACAAGTAGAATACGGTAAGTTGTTTTTAAAAGTGGGTGTTACCTTTGGTCTGGTTTCTAGTTTACTAGTTGCTTTTCCTACGGGAGATTGGAATGCTAAAAACGTAGCTAAACATCAACCTGCAGCTTTTGCTGCCATGGAGGGGATCTTTGAAACCGAAGAAGCTGGAGCAGAAATTGTTTTAATTGGTCAGCCAAATATGGTTGAGAAAAAACTAGATAACAAAATAGCAGTACCCAACATTTTAAGTTTTTTAACGCACCAAGATTGGAATAAGCAAATTCCGGGAATGGACCAATTTAAAAAAGAAGAATTACCAGATAATATTCCTGCACTTTATTATTCTTATCATATAATGGTTGGTTTAGGTACTATTTTTATAGGGGTTATGGCGCTTGCCCTTTTCTTTTTATGGCGAAAAAAACTGTTTACTTTAAAACCATTACTTTGGGTAATTATGTTTTTGGTTCCGTTTCCATACATTGCAAATCTTACAGGTTGGTATGTAGCGGAATTAGGTAGACAACCGTATTTGGTGTATGGTTTATTAAAAACAAGTGACGGTATTTCTCCAACAGTTTCATCGGGTAATACATTATTTACATTGTTAGGCTTTGTTGCTCTGTATATGCTGCTAGGTTTATTATTTTTAGTATTAGTTGGTAAAACCATTAACGTAGGTCCAAAACCGCAAACACATTAA
- a CDS encoding OsmC family protein yields the protein MGKEHFYQVNVNWKENRKGVLSSNVLDEKIAIATPPEFPKGEANIWTPEHYFVAAINGCLMTTFLAVAENFKLNFVNFESNAVGKLEMVDRKFMMSEVVLKPIVTISNEADIDLAKKVVEKSENACLISNSVNSTIKLEITIKVKKD from the coding sequence ATGGGTAAAGAACATTTTTATCAAGTTAACGTAAATTGGAAAGAGAACAGAAAAGGAGTGTTAAGTTCTAACGTTTTAGATGAAAAAATAGCAATAGCTACACCTCCAGAATTTCCTAAAGGAGAAGCAAATATTTGGACACCAGAACATTATTTTGTAGCCGCAATTAATGGTTGTTTAATGACGACCTTTTTAGCTGTGGCAGAAAATTTTAAACTCAATTTTGTGAATTTTGAATCGAATGCGGTAGGAAAACTAGAAATGGTAGACCGCAAATTTATGATGAGCGAAGTAGTTTTAAAACCAATTGTTACAATTTCTAATGAAGCCGATATTGATTTAGCTAAAAAAGTGGTAGAAAAATCAGAAAATGCATGTTTAATTTCTAATTCTGTAAATTCTACGATTAAATTAGAAATAACAATTAAAGTAAAAAAAGACTAA
- a CDS encoding peroxiredoxin gives MNTLETVEQEVFRMPRIGDKAPQFTATTTQGEINFPSDYKGKWSILFSHPADFTPVCTSEFMTFAHLEEKFEKANCSLIGLSIDGLYSHIAWLRTIKDKIEFNGMKNIEVKFPLIEDISMNVAKKYGMIQPGESKTQAVRAVFFVDPNETVRAIIYYPLSLGRNFDELYRALIAMQTSDEFNVATPADWNPGDDVIVSPAGSCGVAEERMTSTEELDCKDWFFCTKKLDKDLVLDTILKK, from the coding sequence ATGAATACCTTAGAAACAGTAGAACAAGAAGTTTTTAGAATGCCAAGAATTGGAGATAAAGCTCCTCAATTTACAGCAACTACCACGCAAGGAGAAATTAATTTCCCTTCAGATTATAAAGGTAAATGGTCTATATTATTTAGTCATCCTGCAGATTTTACGCCAGTTTGCACTTCAGAGTTTATGACATTTGCGCATTTAGAAGAAAAATTTGAAAAAGCCAATTGTAGTCTTATCGGTTTATCTATTGATGGTTTATACAGTCATATTGCATGGTTAAGAACCATTAAAGATAAAATTGAATTTAACGGAATGAAAAATATAGAAGTGAAGTTTCCTTTAATCGAAGACATTTCTATGAATGTTGCCAAAAAATACGGAATGATTCAACCAGGAGAAAGTAAAACACAAGCCGTTAGAGCAGTATTTTTTGTAGATCCTAATGAAACTGTTAGAGCAATTATTTATTACCCATTAAGTTTAGGGCGTAATTTTGATGAATTATATAGAGCATTAATTGCTATGCAAACATCCGATGAGTTTAATGTAGCAACTCCTGCAGATTGGAATCCTGGAGACGATGTAATTGTATCTCCTGCTGGATCTTGCGGTGTAGCAGAAGAAAGAATGACTTCTACAGAAGAGTTAGATTGTAAAGATTGGTTTTTCTGTACTAAAAAACTAGATAAAGATTTAGTTTTAGATACAATTTTAAAAAAATAA